A genome region from Nocardia sp. NBC_01730 includes the following:
- a CDS encoding helix-turn-helix domain-containing protein encodes MQQIARTSKQPVRMRRAIVVMASAQGQPVPLICRLMQVSEGYVRQVIHDFNEKGFAALDPKWTPLANSGPLSGGGPEGCEM; translated from the coding sequence TTGCAGCAGATCGCGCGGACGAGTAAGCAGCCGGTGCGGATGCGGCGCGCGATCGTGGTGATGGCCTCGGCTCAGGGACAGCCGGTGCCGCTGATCTGCCGGTTGATGCAGGTCTCGGAAGGCTATGTGCGCCAAGTGATCCACGATTTCAACGAGAAAGGGTTCGCGGCGCTGGACCCAAAATGGACACCGTTGGCGAATTCCGGCCCGCTGTCAGGCGGCGGGCCGGAGGGCTGCGAAATGTGA
- a CDS encoding IS1182 family transposase — translation MSLRPCRCDVVPVETARVARAVFPEGCLAMRMRDVLGPVFSDDEFTQVFSRRGQPAISPALLALVSVLQFAEGFSDRRAAQAVRSRIDWKYALGLELSDPGFDYSVLSEFRSRLIVGGLEQRVLDAVLEAARRAGLLKAGGRQRSDSTHVLAAVRDLNRLQFVTETLRAALNALAAAAPDWLAGIAEPDWFDRYSARCEDTRFPSRWAARAAHANQVGSDGMTVLCAVTAGKAPAWLRQLPAVELLRRVWVQQYYVIDDGTVAWRDKKDLPPAAIRYCSPYDEQARTGTKRDASWNGYKVHLTETCEPDAPHLITHVATTAAPVPDMAMTAAIHAGLAERDLLPDVHLVDAGYVDADLLITAQQDHGVELLGPAKAPTGWQATADGGYTLPDFTIDWENEKVTCPQGAVSNSWKADRSQDGTPVIRVRFPSAECRQCPAREHCTRSSTGRRLTLRHRAQHQALQLARAEQQTDQWQQRYQHRAGVEGTIAQGIRSCGLRRSRYRGLTKTSLQHLLTAAGLNLNRLNTWWETTPFAPTRTSHFAALRPAA, via the coding sequence GTGTCGTTGCGTCCGTGTAGGTGCGATGTGGTTCCGGTGGAGACGGCCCGGGTTGCCCGGGCTGTCTTCCCGGAGGGCTGTCTGGCGATGCGGATGCGCGACGTTCTGGGGCCTGTGTTCTCCGATGACGAGTTCACGCAGGTGTTCTCGCGTCGCGGTCAGCCCGCGATCTCGCCGGCGTTGCTGGCGTTGGTGTCGGTGCTGCAGTTCGCCGAAGGGTTCTCCGATCGTCGAGCCGCGCAAGCGGTTCGGTCCCGGATCGACTGGAAGTACGCGCTGGGATTGGAGCTGAGCGATCCCGGTTTCGATTACTCGGTGCTCAGTGAGTTCCGGTCCCGGCTGATCGTCGGCGGGCTGGAGCAGCGGGTACTCGATGCGGTGCTGGAGGCGGCGCGTCGAGCCGGGCTGTTGAAGGCGGGTGGCCGGCAGCGATCCGACTCCACGCATGTGCTGGCCGCGGTGCGTGACCTCAATCGGCTGCAGTTCGTGACCGAGACGCTGCGTGCCGCGCTCAACGCGCTCGCCGCCGCGGCACCGGATTGGCTGGCCGGCATCGCCGAACCCGACTGGTTCGACCGCTACAGCGCGCGCTGCGAAGACACCCGGTTCCCGAGCCGCTGGGCCGCACGGGCGGCCCACGCGAACCAGGTCGGATCCGACGGCATGACTGTGCTGTGCGCGGTCACGGCCGGCAAGGCACCCGCCTGGCTGCGGCAGCTTCCGGCGGTGGAGTTGCTGCGTCGGGTCTGGGTGCAGCAGTACTACGTCATCGACGACGGGACGGTGGCCTGGCGGGACAAGAAGGATCTGCCCCCGGCGGCGATCCGCTACTGCTCGCCGTATGACGAGCAGGCTCGCACCGGCACCAAACGCGACGCGTCCTGGAACGGCTACAAGGTCCACCTCACCGAGACCTGCGAGCCCGACGCACCGCACTTGATCACTCACGTCGCCACCACCGCAGCCCCGGTTCCGGACATGGCGATGACCGCAGCGATCCACGCCGGCCTCGCCGAGCGGGATCTGCTGCCCGACGTGCATCTGGTTGATGCCGGATACGTCGATGCCGACCTGCTCATCACCGCGCAGCAAGACCACGGCGTCGAACTTCTCGGCCCGGCGAAGGCGCCGACCGGCTGGCAAGCCACAGCCGACGGCGGTTACACCCTGCCCGATTTCACGATCGACTGGGAGAACGAGAAGGTCACCTGCCCGCAAGGCGCCGTTTCCAACTCCTGGAAAGCAGACCGCTCCCAGGACGGGACACCCGTGATCAGGGTGCGTTTCCCCAGCGCAGAGTGCCGTCAGTGCCCGGCACGCGAACACTGCACCCGCTCCAGCACAGGTCGGCGCCTGACTCTTCGGCATCGTGCCCAGCACCAGGCCCTGCAGCTGGCTCGCGCCGAACAGCAGACCGACCAGTGGCAACAGCGCTACCAGCATCGCGCGGGCGTGGAAGGCACCATTGCCCAAGGCATCCGATCCTGCGGTCTGCGCCGATCCCGCTACCGCGGCCTGACCAAGACCAGTCTTCAACACCTACTGACTGCAGCAGGACTCAACCTCAACCGACTCAACACCTGGTGGGAGACAACGCCGTTCGCTCCAACCCGAACGTCACATTTCGCAGCCCTCCGGCCCGCCGCCTGA